Proteins encoded by one window of Dioscorea cayenensis subsp. rotundata cultivar TDr96_F1 chromosome 20, TDr96_F1_v2_PseudoChromosome.rev07_lg8_w22 25.fasta, whole genome shotgun sequence:
- the LOC120251564 gene encoding probable LRR receptor-like serine/threonine-protein kinase At1g53440 isoform X1 produces the protein MNYLNGTIPAVWASTPLTDIELTGNRITGRIPDELGRITTLKYLYLESNLIEGPLPQSLGNLTNLGQLDLGANAITGRLPGSLGNLKNMIYFAIGGNPITGKIPDFIGNWTQLVELEMLGTSMEGPFPPIFYTVGNMRMLEVSDLNGGDGKFPALQNMTGMLYLYLRNMSITDELPSYIENMTMLLILVVKPNMK, from the exons ATGAATTATCTTAATGGCACTATCCCTGCTGTGTGGGCTTCAACCCCTCTTACCGACAT tGAGCTTACGGGAAATCGCATTACTGGACGAATTCCTGATGAGCTTGGTAGAATCACCACTCTTAAATACCT ATATTTGGAAAGTAACTTGATTGAAGGCCCGCTTCCACAGTCGCTTGGGAATCTCACAAACTTGGGGCAact TGACCTTGGAGCAAATGCCATCACCGGTAGATTGCCAGGATCATTGGGCAATCTCAAAAACATGATTTACTT CGCAATCGGTGGCAATCCCATCACTGGCAAAATTCCTGATTTCATTGGAAATTGGACACAACTAGTGGAATT AGAGATGCTAGGCACCTCCATGGAAGGGCCTTTTCCTCCCATCTTCTATACAGTGGGAAACATGAGAATGCT GGAAGTTTCTGACCTAAATGGAGGTGATGGGAAGTTTCCAGCATTGCAAAACATGACAGGGATGCTGTACTT GTATTTGAGGAACATGTCAATAACCGATGAACTTCCTTCTTATATTGAGAATATGACAATGCTCCTCATCTT ggttgtgaagccgaatatgaaataa
- the LOC120251564 gene encoding probable LRR receptor-like serine/threonine-protein kinase At1g53440 isoform X2 → MNYLNGTIPAVWASTPLTDIELTGNRITGRIPDELGRITTLKYLYLESNLIEGPLPQSLGNLTNLGQLDLGANAITGRLPGSLGNLKNMIYFAIGGNPITGKIPDFIGNWTQLVELEMLGTSMEGPFPPIFYTVGNMRMLEVSDLNGGDGKFPALQNMTGMLYFAGI, encoded by the exons ATGAATTATCTTAATGGCACTATCCCTGCTGTGTGGGCTTCAACCCCTCTTACCGACAT tGAGCTTACGGGAAATCGCATTACTGGACGAATTCCTGATGAGCTTGGTAGAATCACCACTCTTAAATACCT ATATTTGGAAAGTAACTTGATTGAAGGCCCGCTTCCACAGTCGCTTGGGAATCTCACAAACTTGGGGCAact TGACCTTGGAGCAAATGCCATCACCGGTAGATTGCCAGGATCATTGGGCAATCTCAAAAACATGATTTACTT CGCAATCGGTGGCAATCCCATCACTGGCAAAATTCCTGATTTCATTGGAAATTGGACACAACTAGTGGAATT AGAGATGCTAGGCACCTCCATGGAAGGGCCTTTTCCTCCCATCTTCTATACAGTGGGAAACATGAGAATGCT GGAAGTTTCTGACCTAAATGGAGGTGATGGGAAGTTTCCAGCATTGCAAAACATGACAGGGATGCTGTACTT CGCAGGTATTTGA